In Thermothelomyces thermophilus ATCC 42464 chromosome 2, complete sequence, a single window of DNA contains:
- a CDS encoding Delta(24(24(1)))-sterol reductase like protein (orthologue of Saccharomyces cerevisiae ERG4p; orthologue of S. cerevisiae ERG4p): MSSRYSLRQTPRKKELFDGMVETPGRRSTRRKAQVLPESDAESTSAIEVMESKQVRRRPAPKFTEHIDELTPPDTPIDSDASEVASVKNSAKANGKLSDAEEKPKVIDHTLTRFSGEYEFGGPWFVSLMIVGFPCLMWYMWIGATYYDGGFPVREPGQSWGDFAKHLVHLVYTGAFPHTKAWLIYWIFFVVEGIFYCLMPGIWAYGKPLPHEGGKQLKYYCSAYTSWYATLAIVAALHFSGVFPLYTLIDEFGPLLSVSILSGFLVSIIAYVSALARGAQLRMSGNHIYDFFMGAELNPRMFGILDFKMFFEVRMPWYILFLLSCAAAARQYDRYGYVSGEVGFLMMAHFLYGNATAKGEELIVTTWDMYYEKWGFMLIFWNLSGVPLSYCHCTIYLANHAPETYRWNRWALAFLYVSYLFVYWVWDSCNSQKNRFRAMERGTLIKRNTFPQVPWQTLHNPKTIETGLGDKILADGWYGMARKVHYTCDVYFATTWALITGFKSPFPWFYPVFFVVMIAHRAWRDIHRCRQKYGEAWREYERQVPYLFIPYVI, from the exons ATGTCTAGCAGATACTCGCTGAGGCAAACGCCGAG GAAAAAGGAGCTCTTCGACGGCATGGTCGAGACTCCGGGCCGTCGCAGCACACGTCGCAAAGCCCAGGTCCTTCCCGAGTCTGACGCCGAGTCCACCTCTGCCATCGAAGTCATGGAGAGCAAGCAAGTGCGCCGGCGCCCGGCGCCAAAGTTCACCGAGCACATCGACGAGCTCACCCCCCCTGATACCCCCATCGACAGCGACGCGTCCGAGGTGGCATCCGTCAAGAACTCGGCCAAGGCCAATGGCAAGCTGAGCGACGCCGAGGAGAAGCCCAAGGTCATCGACCACACGCTCACGCGCTTCTCGGGTGAGTACGAATTTGGCGGGCCATGGTTCGTCTCTCTCATGATAGTCGGCTTCCCGTGCCTCATGTGGTACATGTGGATCGGCGCAACCTACTACGACGGCGGCTTCCCCGTGCGCGAGCCCGGCCAGAGCTGGGGTGACTTCGCCAAGCACCTCGTCCACCTCGTCTACACGGGCGCCTTCCCCCACACCAAGGCCTGGCTCATTTACTGGATCTTCTTCGTCGTCGAGGGCATCTTCTACTGCCTCATGCCGGGCATCTGGGCCTATGGCAAGCCGCTGCCCCACGAGGGCGGCAAGCAGCTCAAGTACTACTGCTCCGCCTACACGTCCTGGTACGCCACGCTCGCCATCGTCGCCGCCCTGCACTTCTCGGGCGTCTTCCCGCTCTATACCCTCATCGACGAGTTCGGCCCGCTGCTGTCCGTCTCCATCCTGTCCGGCTTTCTCGTCTCCATCATCGCATACGTCTCGGCCCTGGCCCGCGGCGCCCAGCTCCGCATGTCGGGCAACCACATCTACGACTTCTTCATGGGCGCCGAGCTGAACCCCCGCATGTTTGGCATCCTCGACTTCAAGATGTTCTTCGAGGTGCGCATGCCCTGGTACATCCTGTTCCTCCTGTCctgcgccgccgcagcccgcCAGTACGACCGCTACGGCTACGTCTCGGGCGAGGTCGGCTTCCTCATGATGGCCCACTTCCTCTACGGCAACGCGACGGCCAAGGGCGAGGAGCTCATCGTCACCACCTGGGACATGTACTACGAGAAGTGGGGCTTCATGCTCATCTTCTGGAACCTCTCGGGCGTGCCGCTGTCCTACTGCCACTGCACCATCTACCTGGCCAACCACGCGCCCGAGACGTACCGCTGGAACCGCTGGGCGCTGGCCTTCCTCTACGTCAGCTACCTCTTCGTCTACTGGGTCTGGGACAGCTGCAACAGCCAGAAGAACCGCTTCCGCGCCATGGAGCGCGGCACCCTCATCAAGCGCAACACCTTCCCCCAGGTCCCCTGGCAGACCCTGCACAACCCCAAGACCATCGAGACCGGCCTGGGCGACAAGATCCTCGCCGACGGCTGGTACGGCATGGCCCGCAAGGTCCACTACACCTGCGACGTCTACTTTGCCACCACCTGGGCCCTCATCACCGGCTTCAAGAGCCCCTTCCCCTGGTTTTACCCCGTCTTCTTCGTCGTCATGATCGCCCACCGCGCCTGGCGCGATATCCACCGCTGCAGGCAGAAATACGGCGAGGCCTGGCGGGAGTACGAGAGGCAGGTGCCGTACCTGTTCATTCCG TATGTCATTTAA